One region of Alcanivorax sediminis genomic DNA includes:
- a CDS encoding DUF2894 domain-containing protein gives MAEAMSLDALVARINTLQAQGAEHFDPVAFRFLQRQSERLAQLRNTSPRTLSRLGDTIARLEQRLNESQQVVEQQWDPQQQPELTPLYEQHAFKALLRQLAPAPSASPLADVLTLLRQSDSSTVEPEQRDPLRAMLQEQEGTLFDAADSAPQPVNDGPRELKALSRVRAGQQQQRKRRRIEDALTQTPSDAGPLNSHRLVTRAITALKDLSPAYLDHFVTYVDTLMVLEKSGKKRGG, from the coding sequence ATGGCTGAGGCGATGTCCCTCGACGCCCTGGTGGCGCGCATCAACACTCTGCAGGCGCAGGGGGCAGAACACTTTGACCCGGTGGCCTTCCGCTTCCTGCAGCGCCAGAGTGAACGTCTGGCACAGTTGCGCAACACCAGCCCCCGCACCTTGAGCCGGCTTGGCGATACGATTGCACGGCTGGAGCAGCGGCTGAACGAGAGCCAGCAGGTGGTGGAACAACAGTGGGACCCGCAACAACAGCCGGAATTGACGCCGCTGTACGAACAACACGCGTTCAAGGCATTGCTACGCCAGCTGGCACCTGCGCCATCCGCCTCCCCACTGGCGGACGTACTCACCCTGCTCAGACAGAGTGACAGCAGCACCGTAGAGCCGGAGCAGCGTGATCCACTGCGGGCCATGTTGCAGGAACAGGAAGGCACACTTTTCGACGCAGCAGACAGCGCGCCGCAACCCGTCAATGATGGCCCCCGTGAGCTGAAAGCCCTGAGCCGCGTGCGTGCCGGCCAGCAGCAACAGCGCAAACGCCGCCGCATCGAAGACGCTCTCACCCAGACCCCCAGCGACGCAGGCCCGCTCAACTCCCACCGACTGGTCACCCGCGCCATCACCGCACTGAAAGATCTCTCCCCCGCCTACCTGGACCATTTCGTGACCTACGTGGACACCCTGATGGTGCTGGAAAAATCAGGAAAGAAACGGGGCGGGTGA
- a CDS encoding OmpA family protein encodes MEELHDDAQASPVWAIFSDLMAALVGILVLVLVWVIGIQLELSQSLEQEKEKRLAEEQRRMALEQALADPLASGRVTFRDGRIGISGSVLFQINSDQLQPEGETLLKDLVKPLQLYLDQHDEMLMVSGFTDDLPIQRGNSRYEDNWGLSAQRALTVTRTLIDQGMPDDQVFAAAFGPHQPVVPNDDNAARAKNRRVELTTVPRRHTGPAAEGDNG; translated from the coding sequence ATGGAAGAGCTCCACGACGACGCCCAGGCCTCCCCCGTCTGGGCTATCTTTTCCGACCTGATGGCCGCGCTGGTGGGCATTCTGGTGCTGGTGCTGGTGTGGGTCATCGGCATCCAGCTGGAGTTGAGCCAGTCCCTGGAACAGGAAAAAGAAAAGCGCCTTGCCGAAGAACAACGCCGCATGGCACTGGAGCAGGCGCTGGCCGACCCGCTGGCCAGCGGCCGAGTCACGTTCCGCGATGGCCGCATTGGCATCAGCGGCAGCGTGCTGTTCCAGATCAACTCCGACCAGCTGCAGCCGGAAGGTGAAACCCTGCTCAAGGATCTGGTCAAACCGCTCCAGCTGTATCTCGACCAGCATGATGAAATGCTCATGGTCAGCGGCTTCACCGATGATCTGCCAATTCAGCGAGGCAACAGCCGCTACGAGGATAACTGGGGCCTGTCCGCCCAGCGCGCCCTCACCGTCACCCGCACCCTGATTGATCAGGGCATGCCGGATGATCAGGTGTTCGCCGCCGCCTTTGGTCCCCACCAGCCCGTGGTCCCCAACGACGACAATGCAGCCCGCGCCAAGAACCGCCGGGTGGAACTGACCACCGTGCCCCGTCGCCACACCGGGCCGGCGGCGGAGGGCGACAATGGCTGA
- a CDS encoding DUF802 domain-containing protein — translation MKRYLFAAPFVIGAIAVLWIAVTFISQPVAFTVTAIIAAVYAMGFAELLRFRRNTAALDDRLDDLPDSRESLRHWLQSLPIPLRHSVQRRIDGHPAPLPGPVLTPYLTGLLVMLGLLGTFVGMIVTLQGAATALDGSSELTAIRSALSAPIAGLSLAFGTSIAGVAASAMLGLTATLCRRDRMLISRKLDTLSDTTLHAFSLDHQREAAYQALHQQSETFPALVDALQAVATRMEGLGSELRDSLTGNQQQFHEAVNSQYRQLASDVSQSLKDTLADSSRLAVENIQPLMESSLATLNQQVEGTHARLAELTEKQLSELTKEFRATTEAAAQHWQQGLDTHQQTSARLVSDISTSLAEHHDRFRDNSDSLLQQLRDSQQGLADTSRQQLQAVAEQFEQASRTSQQHWQEQLAEQQALHAEQLQAARDAQQALAEQQHSRLHEATGEFSQAIQRAGEQWQQHSAQQQQSSAELVQELRDTFTAHNQQFQSSAATLLDGQRHGLDQLVTGIREELAALRDAEAERGAAASERLAALEGTVSEHLSRLGTALEEPMTRLIETASETPKVAAEVITRLREEMTRSSERDNELLEERQRITEELDQLLSNQRDAATAQREAIETLITRASDTLSQVGDTFTRQVSEQSERLNEVAGDVTGSAAEVASLSDAFAAAVQMFSDSNDKLLDNLQKVEAALDKSAIRADEQLAYYVEQAREVIELSMSSQKDVIDALGNLSAAEAS, via the coding sequence ATGAAACGCTATCTATTTGCCGCGCCCTTTGTGATTGGCGCCATCGCTGTACTGTGGATCGCCGTCACCTTTATCAGCCAACCCGTGGCCTTCACCGTCACCGCCATCATCGCGGCGGTCTATGCCATGGGCTTTGCCGAACTGCTGCGCTTCCGCCGCAATACCGCCGCGCTGGATGATCGCCTGGACGACCTCCCCGACAGCCGCGAAAGCCTGCGCCACTGGCTGCAAAGCCTGCCGATCCCCCTGCGCCACAGCGTGCAGCGGCGCATCGACGGCCACCCGGCACCACTCCCCGGCCCGGTGCTGACCCCTTATCTCACCGGCCTGCTGGTGATGCTCGGCCTGCTTGGTACCTTTGTGGGCATGATCGTGACCCTGCAAGGTGCGGCCACCGCCCTGGACGGCAGCAGCGAACTGACGGCCATCCGCAGCGCGCTCTCGGCCCCCATTGCCGGCCTCAGCCTGGCTTTCGGCACCTCCATCGCCGGGGTCGCCGCCTCCGCCATGCTCGGGCTCACCGCCACGCTCTGCCGCCGCGACCGCATGCTGATCTCGCGCAAGCTGGATACGCTCAGCGACACCACCCTGCACGCCTTTTCCCTGGACCATCAGCGCGAAGCGGCTTACCAGGCACTGCATCAGCAAAGTGAAACCTTCCCGGCCCTGGTGGACGCCCTGCAGGCCGTTGCCACGCGCATGGAAGGCCTGGGCAGCGAGCTGCGCGACAGCCTCACGGGCAACCAGCAGCAGTTCCATGAAGCCGTGAACAGCCAATACCGCCAGCTGGCCAGCGACGTGAGCCAGTCCCTCAAGGACACCCTGGCCGACAGCAGCCGTCTGGCGGTGGAGAACATCCAGCCGCTGATGGAAAGCTCCCTCGCCACCCTCAACCAGCAGGTGGAAGGCACCCATGCGCGCCTGGCGGAGCTCACCGAAAAGCAGCTCAGCGAGCTGACCAAAGAATTCCGCGCCACCACCGAAGCCGCCGCCCAACACTGGCAGCAAGGGCTGGATACCCACCAGCAGACCAGCGCCCGGCTGGTCAGCGATATCAGCACCTCACTGGCCGAGCACCACGACCGCTTCCGTGACAATAGCGACAGCCTGTTGCAGCAGCTGCGCGACAGCCAGCAAGGCCTGGCTGATACCAGCCGCCAACAGTTACAGGCCGTGGCCGAACAATTCGAACAGGCCAGCCGTACCAGCCAGCAGCATTGGCAGGAGCAACTGGCAGAACAACAGGCTCTACACGCCGAGCAGCTGCAAGCAGCCCGTGACGCCCAACAGGCGCTGGCCGAGCAGCAACACAGCCGCCTCCATGAGGCCACCGGCGAGTTCAGCCAGGCCATCCAGCGAGCTGGCGAACAGTGGCAGCAACACAGCGCACAACAGCAACAAAGCAGCGCCGAGCTGGTGCAGGAACTGCGCGACACGTTCACCGCCCACAACCAGCAATTCCAGAGCAGCGCCGCCACCCTTCTGGATGGCCAGCGCCACGGCCTTGATCAGCTGGTGACCGGGATTCGCGAAGAGCTGGCCGCCCTGCGCGATGCCGAAGCCGAGCGCGGTGCCGCTGCCAGTGAACGTCTTGCTGCCCTGGAAGGTACCGTCAGCGAGCACCTGAGCCGTCTGGGTACGGCTCTGGAAGAGCCCATGACCCGCCTGATCGAAACCGCATCGGAAACCCCGAAAGTGGCTGCGGAAGTGATTACCCGCCTGCGCGAGGAAATGACCCGCAGCAGCGAGCGTGACAATGAACTGCTGGAAGAGCGTCAGCGCATCACCGAAGAGCTGGACCAGCTGCTCAGCAACCAGCGCGACGCCGCCACCGCCCAGCGCGAGGCCATCGAAACCCTGATCACCCGTGCCAGCGACACCCTCAGTCAGGTGGGCGACACCTTCACCCGGCAGGTCAGCGAACAGAGCGAGCGACTCAATGAAGTGGCCGGCGATGTCACCGGCAGCGCCGCCGAAGTGGCCAGCCTCAGCGATGCCTTCGCCGCCGCGGTGCAGATGTTCAGCGACAGCAACGACAAGCTGCTGGATAACCTGCAGAAGGTGGAAGCGGCGCTGGACAAATCCGCCATCCGCGCTGATGAGCAACTGGCCTACTACGTGGAGCAGGCCCGCGAAGTCATCGAGCTGAGCATGTCCTCCCAGAAAGACGTGATCGACGCACTGGGTAACCTGTCCGCCGCCGAGGCCAGCTGA
- a CDS encoding DUF3348 family protein → MHRTQTRTQSGLPGSRLVQLLSSLDSKAARASHGDFAERLGRLFDLSDAIALDGATRHTPKGPFSASDAMPQLLQDDLLKTRRALLDYLGRSFTGEKAASIIAMPPLRDDAEADKRPSFGAYDRFYQAHQRQMIAGLSNLRLRCRRLLAGHSAPLAHLAELDAVFESGLASYARQGFAALPGFLEQRYRLLWQQRDPFHTPADWLSPQGWLTQFRRELKMLLLAELDARQEPVLGLLAAAREATESSPADAHDTNEVSTTP, encoded by the coding sequence ATGCACAGGACGCAAACGCGCACACAATCCGGTCTCCCCGGCAGCCGCTTGGTGCAGCTGCTGAGCAGCCTGGACAGCAAGGCCGCCCGTGCCAGCCACGGCGATTTTGCCGAGCGCCTCGGGCGCCTGTTTGACCTGTCTGACGCCATCGCACTGGATGGCGCCACCCGGCACACGCCCAAGGGGCCCTTCAGCGCCTCGGACGCAATGCCGCAGCTGCTGCAGGATGACCTGCTGAAAACCCGCCGCGCCCTGCTCGACTACCTGGGCCGCAGCTTTACCGGCGAAAAAGCCGCCTCGATCATCGCCATGCCGCCCCTGCGCGACGATGCCGAGGCCGACAAGCGCCCCAGCTTTGGCGCTTATGACCGCTTCTACCAGGCACACCAGCGGCAGATGATCGCCGGCCTGAGCAACCTGCGCCTGCGCTGCCGACGTCTGCTGGCCGGGCACAGCGCACCGCTGGCCCACCTGGCCGAGCTGGATGCGGTGTTTGAAAGCGGTCTCGCCAGCTATGCCCGCCAGGGCTTTGCCGCCCTGCCCGGTTTTCTGGAACAACGCTACCGCCTGCTCTGGCAGCAACGCGACCCTTTCCATACCCCCGCCGACTGGCTCAGCCCCCAGGGCTGGCTCACCCAGTTCCGGCGGGAACTGAAAATGCTGTTACTGGCCGAACTGGATGCCCGACAGGAACCGGTTCTTGGCCTGCTCGCCGCGGCCCGGGAAGCAACCGAGTCTTCCCCCGCCGACGCGCATGACACCAATGAGGTAAGCACCACTCCATGA
- a CDS encoding phospholipase D family protein, with protein MITFSRRLTFLVFISLLSAACQSAPPYDPQARTQTHTLVAPQDSLLAGSVSQLTASQEGQSGFYLLHDGLSAFLARIALIESASTSLDLQYYIFSNDVTGRIIISRLLSAADRGVRVRVLVDDLGTRVDNPLVATLDQHPNIEIRIFNPVASRRGLSRNWQILTNYARSNHRMHNKLLVADGTAIITGGRNLGDAYFSSTNVDFQDIDIFAAGPIVPMASDSFDEYWSYPASVPVNLLLNAGEAEMDLDMLRQTLNEFLIEQQESEFAHALRTSTLGTGLLNGNIPLLWGHASLLVDTPKKVLEHRDLPPSFYLGADLKPILEAARTRLKISSAYFVPGDNGVALFTALEADGIQVQILTNSLSTTDVAIVHSGYMDYRKPLLRGGVELWELRSTAGQQKRMHWFKGKSMASLHAKTMVIDDRLSVVGSVNLDARSILQNTEIALVIDSPAINQQLSDLFDLWVAGDSAWRVQLDDDNDLLWTADTAQGQLSETHDPETSAWARFKTWLLSWLPIDSQI; from the coding sequence ATGATTACATTTTCAAGACGCCTCACCTTTCTGGTTTTCATCTCTCTGCTGTCAGCAGCCTGCCAGAGCGCCCCGCCCTACGATCCGCAAGCGCGGACGCAAACCCACACACTCGTGGCGCCGCAGGATTCACTGCTGGCTGGCAGCGTTTCCCAGCTTACCGCCAGCCAGGAAGGGCAGAGTGGCTTCTATCTGCTTCATGATGGTTTATCCGCTTTCCTTGCCCGTATCGCCCTGATTGAAAGCGCCAGCACCAGCCTGGATCTGCAATATTATATTTTCAGCAACGATGTCACGGGCCGCATCATCATCAGCCGCCTGCTTAGTGCCGCCGATCGCGGTGTGCGCGTCAGAGTGCTGGTGGATGATCTTGGTACCCGGGTCGACAATCCACTGGTCGCCACGCTGGATCAACACCCCAATATCGAAATCCGTATCTTCAACCCGGTGGCGTCTCGCAGGGGGCTGAGCCGCAACTGGCAGATCCTCACCAACTACGCCCGCAGCAATCACCGCATGCACAACAAGCTACTGGTGGCCGATGGCACCGCCATCATTACTGGCGGACGAAACCTGGGCGATGCCTACTTCTCCAGCACCAATGTGGACTTCCAGGATATCGATATCTTTGCCGCCGGCCCCATCGTGCCCATGGCCAGTGACAGTTTCGATGAGTACTGGTCCTACCCGGCCAGCGTGCCGGTGAATCTGCTACTTAATGCCGGTGAAGCGGAAATGGACCTGGATATGCTGCGCCAGACACTCAACGAATTCCTGATAGAACAACAGGAATCGGAGTTTGCCCATGCCCTTCGTACCAGCACTCTTGGCACAGGACTGCTCAACGGAAATATCCCCTTGCTATGGGGGCACGCCTCCCTGCTGGTCGATACCCCGAAAAAAGTGCTCGAACACCGTGACCTCCCCCCCTCTTTCTATCTCGGGGCGGATCTGAAACCGATACTGGAAGCTGCACGCACGCGGCTGAAAATCAGCTCCGCCTATTTCGTTCCCGGTGACAATGGCGTGGCATTGTTTACTGCACTGGAAGCGGATGGCATCCAGGTCCAGATTCTGACCAATTCGCTAAGCACTACTGACGTGGCTATCGTCCACAGTGGGTACATGGATTACCGCAAACCCTTGTTGCGGGGAGGAGTGGAGCTATGGGAGCTGCGCTCCACCGCCGGACAGCAGAAACGCATGCACTGGTTCAAGGGCAAATCCATGGCCAGTCTGCACGCCAAAACCATGGTGATCGATGATCGTTTATCCGTGGTCGGCTCCGTAAACCTGGATGCCCGCTCCATTTTGCAAAACACAGAAATTGCCCTCGTCATCGACAGCCCCGCCATCAACCAGCAACTCAGTGACCTGTTCGATCTCTGGGTGGCCGGCGATTCCGCCTGGCGTGTACAACTGGATGACGACAACGACCTGCTCTGGACCGCCGACACCGCTCAAGGCCAGCTCAGCGAGACCCATGACCCGGAGACCTCCGCCTGGGCACGCTTCAAGACCTGGCTACTGTCCTGGCTTCCCATCGATAGTCAGATATGA
- a CDS encoding GNAT family N-acetyltransferase has protein sequence MTSFSLRAETPDDVHGIHALIADAFANVSHSDQREPLVVDSLREADALSLSLLAELNGQRVGHIAFSPVQLSDGASHWFGLGPVSVAPEWQGQGVGSQLVLAGLDALKKQGAHGCVVLGDPAWYVRFGFVATPLVRMAGVPPEYFQALLLNGTWPDAEVHYHPAFQV, from the coding sequence ATGACCTCCTTTTCCCTCCGAGCAGAAACGCCCGATGATGTGCATGGCATCCATGCCTTGATTGCGGATGCGTTTGCCAACGTATCGCACAGCGATCAACGCGAGCCTCTGGTGGTCGATTCCCTGCGTGAGGCTGACGCCCTGTCACTGTCGTTATTGGCCGAACTAAACGGGCAGCGGGTAGGGCATATCGCTTTTTCACCGGTACAGCTGTCGGACGGCGCCAGCCACTGGTTTGGGCTTGGCCCGGTGTCGGTTGCGCCAGAATGGCAAGGCCAGGGGGTGGGCAGCCAGCTGGTGCTGGCGGGGCTGGATGCCCTCAAGAAACAGGGTGCCCACGGTTGTGTGGTGCTGGGGGATCCGGCCTGGTATGTCCGTTTTGGCTTTGTTGCCACACCACTGGTGAGGATGGCCGGGGTGCCACCGGAATACTTTCAGGCGTTACTGCTCAACGGCACCTGGCCGGATGCGGAAGTGCACTATCACCCGGCGTTTCAGGTTTGA
- the nhaD gene encoding sodium:proton antiporter NhaD: protein MTTVLLLLVALGFLSIVIEDIVHIDKAKTTLFFGSFAWLLYFIAPPTALSNEVLMERLNENLLDIATLWLFLMAAMTFVAYLSGKGIIDSMVNRLLPTRISERKLMLLTGLFAFLFSSIADNITATLVCIAVLMNLNLPPQKLLRYLVLVVFSVNAGGTALITGDVTTLMIFLAGKVEIPDLLLLSLPAAGAVAVLAGMLSLGLNGEVDIKKKTQIIDRGDKVIALLFFATILGTIAANVAFGIPPVLCFLFGLSLMFMVVQFMNKDEPILEYIRKIEFDTLLFFLGVLLLVGMLKELGMLAYFPALYEVMPPVAANFVVGMASALFDNVPLTAALLNSGIEMSLAEWLSLTYSVGVGGALLVIGSAAGVIAMSKIDALTFGSYLKYFGYLLVAYSIGFVAVLGLGSLL from the coding sequence ATGACCACTGTGCTACTCCTCCTGGTGGCGCTGGGCTTTTTGTCCATCGTTATCGAAGACATCGTTCACATCGACAAGGCCAAGACCACGCTTTTCTTCGGGTCTTTCGCCTGGCTGCTCTACTTTATCGCGCCGCCAACCGCGCTCAGCAATGAAGTGTTGATGGAGCGACTCAATGAGAACCTGCTGGATATCGCCACCCTGTGGCTGTTTCTGATGGCCGCCATGACCTTCGTGGCCTATCTGTCCGGCAAGGGCATTATCGACAGCATGGTCAACCGGCTGCTGCCAACCCGAATCAGTGAGCGCAAACTGATGTTGCTCACCGGCCTGTTCGCCTTCCTGTTCTCCTCCATTGCCGACAACATCACCGCCACCTTGGTGTGCATTGCGGTATTGATGAATCTCAACCTGCCACCCCAGAAGCTGCTGCGTTATCTGGTGCTGGTGGTGTTTTCGGTGAATGCCGGTGGTACCGCCCTCATCACCGGCGATGTCACCACGCTGATGATCTTCCTGGCAGGCAAGGTAGAGATCCCCGATCTGTTGCTGCTCAGCCTGCCTGCCGCCGGCGCCGTGGCAGTACTGGCCGGCATGCTCTCGCTGGGGCTGAACGGCGAGGTGGATATCAAGAAAAAGACCCAGATCATTGATCGCGGCGACAAGGTCATCGCCCTGCTGTTCTTCGCCACCATTCTCGGCACCATTGCCGCCAACGTGGCCTTTGGTATCCCTCCCGTCCTGTGTTTCCTGTTCGGCCTGTCACTGATGTTCATGGTGGTGCAGTTCATGAACAAGGACGAGCCGATTCTGGAGTACATCCGCAAGATCGAGTTCGACACCTTGCTGTTCTTCCTTGGCGTTCTGCTGCTGGTAGGCATGCTCAAGGAACTGGGCATGCTGGCTTACTTCCCGGCACTCTATGAAGTGATGCCTCCGGTGGCGGCCAACTTCGTGGTCGGCATGGCTTCAGCCCTGTTCGATAACGTGCCACTCACCGCTGCCTTATTGAATTCAGGCATCGAAATGAGCCTGGCAGAATGGCTGTCGCTAACCTATTCCGTGGGCGTAGGCGGCGCCCTGCTGGTCATCGGCTCCGCCGCTGGCGTCATCGCCATGAGCAAGATTGACGCACTCACATTTGGCTCCTACCTGAAGTATTTCGGGTATCTGCTGGTGGCCTACAGCATCGGCTTTGTGGCGGTACTGGGGTTGGGGTCGTTGCTGTAA
- a CDS encoding imelysin family protein: MLTRVAAGGLLLSSLWIAGCSDEAPVAPAAPYDEAQARLVVSHYGELALAAYSDALAQARDMKTAIDTLLADPSEENLAAARDAWRAARVPYMQTEVFRFGNRVVDEWEGQVNAWPLDEGLIDYVDDSYQAVMGNPGARANIIASDSLTIGEETLDLTELDGELLASLNELGGSEVNVATGYHAIEFLLWGQDLNGTDNGAGERPATDFATDAQATGGHNARRRAYLSAVTDLLIDDLEFMVAQWQSGAENYRAELEADAVKNGLRKMLFGMGSLSLGELAGERMKVALAAHSPEDEHDCFSDNTHFSHFYNGKGIRNVYLGEYQRVNGETLTGPSLSDLVAARDAQVDSQLKEELAASEDALQVLVDSAANGVHFDQLIAPGNAEGAAVINGAINALVVQTGGIEKAALVLDIQALNPDTADHQF, encoded by the coding sequence ATGTTGACCCGTGTTGCGGCCGGAGGGCTGCTGTTGTCTTCCCTGTGGATTGCCGGTTGTAGTGATGAGGCGCCTGTGGCGCCTGCTGCCCCCTACGATGAGGCGCAGGCCCGTCTGGTGGTGAGTCACTACGGTGAGCTGGCGCTGGCTGCGTACAGCGATGCGCTGGCGCAGGCGCGGGACATGAAGACTGCCATCGACACCCTGCTGGCAGACCCCTCCGAGGAGAACCTGGCGGCAGCGCGGGATGCCTGGCGAGCGGCACGGGTGCCTTACATGCAGACCGAGGTGTTCCGCTTTGGCAACCGGGTGGTGGATGAATGGGAAGGGCAGGTAAATGCCTGGCCGCTGGATGAGGGGCTGATCGATTATGTGGACGACAGCTATCAGGCGGTGATGGGTAATCCGGGAGCGCGCGCTAACATCATCGCCAGTGATTCCCTGACCATTGGTGAAGAGACACTGGATCTCACCGAACTGGATGGTGAGTTGCTCGCCAGCCTTAACGAGCTGGGTGGTTCGGAAGTGAATGTGGCCACCGGCTATCACGCCATCGAATTCCTGCTCTGGGGGCAGGATCTGAACGGCACCGACAATGGTGCCGGTGAGCGTCCTGCCACCGATTTCGCCACCGATGCGCAGGCTACCGGTGGGCATAACGCACGTCGTCGCGCTTACTTGAGTGCCGTCACGGACCTGTTGATTGATGATCTGGAATTCATGGTGGCCCAGTGGCAGTCCGGCGCGGAAAACTATCGCGCCGAGCTGGAAGCGGATGCGGTGAAGAACGGCCTGCGCAAGATGCTGTTCGGCATGGGTAGCCTGTCACTGGGTGAGCTGGCGGGTGAGCGCATGAAGGTCGCGCTGGCGGCCCACTCCCCGGAAGACGAGCATGACTGTTTCAGCGATAACACCCATTTCTCGCACTTCTATAACGGCAAGGGCATCCGCAATGTGTACCTGGGCGAGTACCAGCGGGTGAATGGCGAGACCCTGACGGGGCCCTCGCTGAGTGATCTGGTGGCAGCCCGTGACGCGCAGGTGGACAGCCAGTTGAAAGAAGAACTGGCCGCCTCGGAAGACGCCCTGCAAGTGCTGGTGGACAGCGCGGCCAACGGGGTGCACTTTGACCAGCTGATCGCCCCGGGTAATGCAGAGGGTGCTGCGGTGATCAACGGTGCGATCAATGCCCTGGTGGTGCAGACTGGCGGGATCGAGAAGGCCGCCCTGGTGCTGGATATCCAGGCGCTGAACCCGGATACCGCCGACCACCAGTTCTGA